GGACCACTAAAGAATTTGGATGTTATCCAAAAGTCAACAGGGCACCTTGGAAAGCTCACTCTTTAAGAGATAACAGTATATGTAAATATTGATGGAAATGATCTAATAGGGAAGGAGGGCAGAAACACTCATTTGTTTATGAGTAAGAATGAATGGGAGCTGATGAGGTATTCAGAGTATGAGTAGACAACTCTTCAGAGATGCTTGCGTGTAAAGGGATCAGAGAGAAGGCTGGAGAGAAATTTAGGTTAAGGGGGAAATGAAGGTTTTTGGGATGACAAATACTTGAGAATATCTAAATGCTATTGGGAAAGAcagcaaaaatattcttttattccatCGTTTCAAAAAGTGAGATCACTACAGTAGGAGTAAGATGGACTGGGGTGTAGGGTACAAGACTGGAAGTGGGGAACAGTAGTTAGGCGATGATGGCAATAGTCCAGGTGATGATAGAGAAGAAAATTAAGGAGTGAATTAAGGCAGTGGAAGTAGAGATTAGATAGAACTCAAAGAATTTACAGCTGTcaatctttggtttcttttcatAAAACTGCCTTCCTTCCCTGCCAAACTCTTTCCTAAGCCCCTTTAATTTTCACCTTTGATCTCCTTCAGCTCTTCCCATTTGAAATCTTCAGACCCTCCTACGGCCCCCTCTAATCTCCAGGTACTTCTCTCTGGAAGCTGAGGGGTAATGTGAGGAACCCTGGATTCAAGGTCAGCCCAATCCCAACCAGCTGTGTGACATTTGGCAAGTCTCTTACTCTCTcgtcctcagtttcttcatcttaatAAGAGAGTTCAATTGATGATCTAATTTGTCACTATTTGacgccctcctcccacccctagGAGCATAAGCTAGGAGCCTGGGAACCCGAGCTCTGGGCCAGGCCTCAGCTGACCCAAtatatgaccttgagcaagtcaagACCCTTCTCTGAAAGGCTTCATTTTCCCATTTCTAAAGTGGGGACTGGTCTCTGGGCTTCCCGCCGTACAGGGTTGTCATAAGAGTCTACCTCAGCGATTTAAAAACTCAAGCACGGAGATAGACAACTGTGGAAAGAACCAGGGCACTGCAGACTCCCAGTTCTAactctagctgtgtgatcttaagcAAGTGacccagcctctctgagcctatGTGCATCATCTGCAGAGTGGGCACAGTACTGGTGCTCACTTCCCAGGGCTGTCGTGAGACCCAGAAGCTCGCACCCCGAGCcgccccttctctcccctccccacctgccgCCAGCCGACCGGGCCCCGCACCTGCGCAGCTGCTGGATCTTGTCGCGGTAGCGGTCGTAGAAGGGATTGGCCTCTAGCTCGGCCCCGACACCGCTGCCGTCGGCGCCCCCAGCGGGCCGCCCGGAGCTGGGGCGCACAGGGAACACCCGCAGCTGCGCGGGTGAGACGAGCCCCAGGCCCAGGGAGCGGCTGCGCACCGCGCACAGGCCCCGATAGAGGCCGGCCACCTGCAGGACGGCGGGGCCGGCGCCACCCGCTGCCGCCGCCACCACCACAACAGCCATGGCCGCCCCCGCCTCCTCCTCAGGCGCGTTGGCCTCGGCCTCCGCCAGCGGCCCGCGCGCCTGCTCCATAGCCCTCCGGGTCCGCCGCGCCCGCGTTCCGGCACAGGGGTTCCGCGCGTCCAAGGTTCCGGGCGCAGGAGAGGGGCGAGGCGGGGCGCGGGGGAGAGGGCTTGGCACTCCTGCCTCGGCCTCGCGCGCTCTTGCCGTCTTGTGCATGCCACGGCCCGCCTCTTCCAGGGAGCCTGCCCGGATTCACGCCCTCCGGCTCGGGACCAGCAGCCTCTGCGTGCGAAGTCTTCCCTCGAAAGCCAGCTCGCACCTCTAGGTCCTCGCGGAGCTTTTAAATTGATCCGTCACTCACTGTAGTAGTCCGTCCTTCAGCGTGGAATGCTCTTTTGTTACCGGGCGGCCAGCGCCCGGCGGGCCCTAGGTCCTCGGTTCTTGCTTTGCGTGAATGAAGAATCAGAAACCAAAGCACAGTTAAGATGTAAGCTTTATTGCCAAGAATAAAAGAGGAGTttaagggaagggggaaaggaagatGCAATGCGCTGTGCAGAAACGGGTCAGATCCTGGGCGGGATGTGACCCGAGCCAAGCAACAGCGGAGAGTGGCCCCGTGGGTGTTTGCTTGCAGCTTTTTAACTACTCGTTTTGCATAAACATAAGCTTGCTTGACTGGCATCTTGATTGACATTTAAGGGTTATCTCCCCTTTTCTCTGTCGCTCATGTCATTACCCATCATTCATTCTGTTATAATGATATGCATTTATGGATTGCGTATGCTATAAGCTTTAAAGCGTATTTAGCATGTACAAAAGTTATCTATCGACTTGACTTTTTGTATTGCGTATGCTTCTAGCGGCGGAAAGTCCCTACCAAAGTTTGTGGTTAAAATGTGGTCGAAGTTTATCCTGTTCTGACGGCTAAATTGGTATTCCATGGGCCAGCTAGGGCGGATCGAGGCGGGCCTGGGACAGGTGTTCGTGTCTGGGCTACCAGATCTGTTATTTTCcgtttttctttcccatttttcctACCCACTCATGTCTAACTACCTAACACTTTTATCAATTTTAATCACAACAGCAGCTTCTCTATAATGAGGTTGCTATGTGCAGGACACTATCGGCTTCATACTCTGTGACACaggtattatcctcattttacagatgaggaaactgaggctgagatcATTCGTGACTTGTCCAAGTTCTACCCAAGAGCTGAGCTCTTATCAAGATGCCAGCTGCCTCTGAAGCCTTGTctccctctgcttccatcttGAACTCCAGCCAACCTGAGCTGTTTTCTCTGCTCTCGAAGGAACACCAGGATTTGTTCTTGATAAGTCTTTATTCAGGCTCTTTTTGATCTCTGGAAggctctctccctcctctgtctcAATCCAAATGCCGCTATCTTCCTCACCTCCTGAGCCAGGTGTGAGTTCCTGGGCAGCAACATCAACACCTCTGTCTCATCAGCTACCAGCACAGGGCCAGGCTGAGTGGGCACTCTGCAGTGGCACTCATCAGTTTGCCTTGCATGGAAGTCCTTTCTGCCTGGGTCTTACCCAATAGAAACCCCTcctggggcagggacagggccTTCTACTCTGCTCAATCCAACTTACACTCATGGAGATCAGTCCTGGGCCCTACCCTGTGCTGGGAACAGTGTAGTAGAAAATTAAGTCCTTCAAGTGTGCTGGCCTGTACCTGGCTCCAGACCCTTGCATGTGCTACTTCCCCTGCTAGGACCTGCATGTGGCTGTCTCCTCATCCTCTAGGGCTCATTTCACGTGTTAGCACCTCAAGGGTACCTTTCTTGATGAACCTCCACCCCATCCCTTTATAGTCTTTATCCCATTACCCTATTTTATTCTCCTCATGGCAGTTACTActatctgaaattcttttttttttttttttttttttgtcgttttagTGACGGGCtggccacgggctcggcccttaaatgAAACCTTTTATCAGACAGTTCAAtgtctatataggatccgaacctgtggcgggagcgtcaccgtgctcccagtgccgcactctaccgagtgcgccacgggctcggcccttatctGAAATTCTTAGATCCTCATTTATATTaactcatggagcttacattctggtggaGTAAGGTaggcaataaatatatataaaaataaatgaagttaggTGATACATGCGatgcagaaaaacaaagcaggttAAGAGAGATAGAGACAAGGAACCACccaagcagagacctgaaggaaatgagggaATGATGTGTACGCATATCTGGGGGAAGAGCCTTTTAGGCATGGGGAATAGCAAATGCAGAGGTCCTGATGCAGGAGCGTGCAAGGAGGTTATTGTGTCTGAATGAATGAGGGGATAGCAGTAGAAACGAGACTAAGGATATATATATAGGGAGGGTTAGTTAGATCACTCAGGGCTTTGTAGGCCTTGATTAAGGACTCTAATTTTAAATTCAGGTGAGATGGGAAGTCACTGTAGGTTGTAGGCAGAGGAGTAATACATACTTTTAGAAGGGATCATTCAGGCTGCTGGTGGAATTTAGGGTATGTGGGGCAAGCTTGGATGCTCTCCCAAGGATGATTAATTTGTCCTAGTTTACCTAGAACTTCCCTGGTTTTAGCATTGAAACCTCCACATCCTGGGAACCCCATCAGTTTTGGGCAAACCAGGATATTGGTCACCCTACAGGGAGACCGGTAGTCCAAGTGAGAAATGGACTAAAGTGATACTGATGGAAAAGTAGTCAGACTTTGGGTATATTTTGAACGGATGCCTAAAAATGTTGCTAATGAGTGAATGTGGGTGTGATAGAATGAAAGGAGTCAAAGATAACTTGCAGAGTTTTGGCCTGAATAACTGGAAGACAGCACTTATTGAAGGATGGTAactaaacaaaagagaaattataGGAGCCCAAGGAGGAGATGTTGACATCTTGGTTCCCCTGAGGTTTTCTCCTGACAACTTGCTCAGACTTCTAGAGGGCAGCACTGCCCAGTGCTCTGTGTGCTCCTTGCTCCACTCCCCACTGGGAACAGGCATCTATCAACTGTTCCCCAAAGACCAGCAACATAGATAAGCCCCTGAAAGAGCAAGGGCCCTTTCCTGGGGCTGCTCTGTGGGTTCACCATAAGGGGTAGGGGGCAGACAATTCCATGGGTAGACCAGTCTCTCACAGAAGTAGTGGAGACACACTATGCCTATGAGATACCACTGGATGGAGTCCCTTCTTTCCATTAAACCAGGACCACTCCACAGGCACTGTCCCAGAATGCCCAGTGTTCAGAACCTAGTGACCTCTCTTTTAGGAAACAATGGGGTCTGGGTGTTCTGGGGAATCCTATTGGATGGACAGATAGGTGGGTGGGTTCCCGAGCCCCAGAGCAATCGGCTGGCTACCAAGGCTCAACCTTATGGATTCCCAACAGGAGCACCTAAGCATCCCTAGTGGTAAGTGCTTCTCCAATCCCTGCCCCTTGCTTTGTGGTCTTGGGCTTAGAGACACTCTAGGAAGACCCTTTGTATAGATGGGGTGGTGGTTGCTTGCATGGAGGAGTGCTAAGCCATTAGGAGACGGTCTCCTGTAGAAAACTGCTCTGCCCAACCAAAGGAGATACTATGAATGGGACATTGGTGTCCCTGTCAACTGGTGAACGTTTACTTCCTTGATTGCCTTGCTCTTAATGAGGTTTCCCATTCTGATGGATTGGATGGGTCCTAGGCTGGGAAGCAGAGGCTTGTCTGAGCCTGGGCAGGTCATGCCTCCTCTAAATCTAGCTTTCTTTATGTGTAAAAGGCTAAAGGTAGCTCTTAAACTTCCTGGAAATCTAGCTTTGAATAAGAATGATGAAGCAAGTcagtgaggagggagggaaggaacgGAGTATTAAGTGGATGGAATGATAGATGAATAGGTTAAGCCAAGGAGATGAATGAAATACAGCTCAGGCCCCAAGCTAGAGCTATCAGCCAgcctgactttttctttcttactgccTTAGAGTGGGTCTCACTGTACTTTGGATTCCTGGGGCTGTGTTCTGTGGTAACCGGAGGCTGCATTTTCTTTCTGCACTGGAGGAAGAACTTGAGGCGGGAAGAGCGTGCCCAGCAGTGGGTGGAGATGATGAGAGCCTCCACGTTCACCTACAGCCCACTGTTGTACTGGATTAACAAGCGACGGCACTATGGCATGAACACAGCCATCAACATGGGCCCTCCCCCTGCTGCCACCAAGACTGATGCTGAGGTCCAGAATCCAGATCCTCTGTGTGAATTAGACATCCCTGAAGGCGGGAGTTATGCTGTCCAAGACAGGAGCCCCAAGGTGGAGGCCCCCGTTCCCCTGCAACCTGCACTACAGCTGGCCCAACAGCAACCCCTACCTTCCCCAAGGCCACAGCCCCAGGCCAGCTCCCCACTTCCAATTCCCATCTTTCAGGAGGTGCCCTTTGCCCTGTCCCTCTGCAACCTGCCCCCCATGCTGAACCACTCTGTCTCCTACCCTTTGGCCACTTGTCCTGAAAGGAATGTCCACTTCAATTCCCTCCCCACAGTGGCCCATGGGGACCACTGCTTCAATGCCAAGCCCTTTGCTTCAGAATTGTAGCCTCCTCTCTctgaggcagggggtgggggggagctgGAGATATCAGGGGAAGAGTGAGAAATGGAGCTCACCTCAGGGGGGAGGTATTGACACAGAAGCCAGGGACCATCTGGATGTCACAttatgaaagattaaaaaaaaagtccagggCTCCCTTATGTCTCACTTACTGTTAGGAGGTCAGTGTCCCTCCCGTTTGATGAGGGCACTTTGCAAACCAATTTGGTCACTGAGTCTCACCAATACAAATGGGAACTGGAGGTtggctgtggggggtggggggagggagccAGTACTTGGGGATGAATTTAGTATACCTCCACCCAGTGTTTATTTAAGACCAAAATGTGTGCCAGGCCTTGGGATAGGTACCCAAAAGCACTGCTGTTCTGTGGGATGTGAAGCACAGCTGCCACAAGAATATCTGATAGCTGCTGAGGATACACGAGCTATGCCCATTCACAGTGGCTATGTCACAGGCAAAACAAGGCATCACAACACCCATGAGCCACACTGCACTACTGGCTGAATTGCATTTATTGTTAGTATCTATGATGTATTAAGTTCTTATGTGGATGTTTCTGTACATTATTCCTAATACTCACAAGAACACTGCCAAATGCATATCATGATCCTCCTCTTGCAGATGTGGAAGACGGGTTCCAAGGTCATATGCCATATCTTTTGTATGTTGCACAGCCAGTTCTCAAATTTACATCTGCTAGGCATCAAAGTTCCTTATCTTTTCACCATACACCATGATGTCCCTTCCCTAATGATATGTCCTGTTAGAAAACACTTGGTGAATACTTACTTTATTGTACATGAGGGATGTCATTAACTTGGTCCATGGATTGGCTTGGAGGAAGGGCTGGTCAGTGAACCtcctaaaattatatatagaaatatatccatagtttttatctttcttaaaGGGATTCATGGTTCCCCAAAAGTTAAGATCCACTACATGGATTAATAATTTTTGCACCTTCTGGAAACAGTCCTAAATGGAGAGACAAAGATAATACTGGCTACTTGGCCCTAGTTTAAAGATAAGAAAGCCCAGCTCTGTCACAGGGTATAAATCTCTCCCTTTCACTTTGGAAATGAGCAAATCCTGGCATCATATTTGTAAATGATCTAAGCTTTATGTAGTCTTCCCTGAGGGGAAGAGCCACCCAGATTttgggttgggggatggggtTGGAGATCCTCAGAATCTAGCAAACACGTAgagttcattttttcttattctttttttttctctgtgtgtgaaaAAGCCCCAGCCTCTATACGACCTCTTTAACAATGGATTTcaagccttttttctttcttttaaaaaggcagtGAAACTTTTTTGCAAACATGCTCTTATACTGAAcctcaaaatataaaacaggCCTAAGTGGAGCTTCTCTGATTGACACAGGGGCAGGGGCTCACTGCTCCCTCCCACCTTACAGATGCCTAAAGCTTGAAGCCACAGCCTTCACTTTTTCTGGCCAGATACAGTGATTAAGGCAGATTCCTGTACATTACTTTGTGCCCACCATCTGTAAATCCTTACTTTCAAAAGGAGTAAGAAGTCCCTAAAGATAGGGATTGAAACAGATGGGTTGTTTTCCTTAGTAACTGGGGTGTGGGGGAGGCTTTAGTCAGACAcagtgagaaaaaggaaacatttatttaGGTAAATTAAAATGGCTATATTACTGatatgaaataagcaaagctcaaATCAAGTCATGGAAACCTTGAAATTACTCCCTAAATAGAGCCAAAATTGCTTTTACATTACTAAAATAGCTCCACTAAAACAAAGTAGATTTACATCTCTTAATATGAGAAAACAACAAGGTAGATTAGGTTCGTATAACAAACAATACATGCTCTATAAAGTCTCAAGAATACCCCAATGTGTTCTGATTTGGTTATGAAAGAAGGAACCCCATGTAGCTGGTGTTGGTAAGCAAGGTAATGAGGTGTGCAGCAAACAAAAGCTGTCACTAAAAACAACTCGACAGGGCATTATGAGTATGAGCCCATCACAGTCAAAATGCTCAACTGCGACCAATAGGACCAGCAAGGGGGACTGAAGCAGTTGTGTCCAGCAACCGTAAAGTAAGGAAACTccaatagaaaggaaaaatagccATCTGCAGGATAAGCAAGGTGTCCACTCTTCAGCTCTGTTGCATCTGATACATTCCTGAGTGCCAGGTACCTCTCTGCTCTTCTGATGACACTGCAGTCATCTGGAGGTGAGATACTTGCTTCTTTTGGTTCTTCTCTTTCCCTACTCCCTTTATGCCTCTTTGATTTATGGGGAGGCTCTTTCAGTAAACATTATACCAGACAGTACaaggcaaaggaaaaaatgaCCAAGAAGCAGTGCTTTGGGTAACTTAggaaagcagcagcaggagctgcCAGACTGAAAAGGTGAAAGGatttaaaaccaaaaccaaactcaCCACATTTGTCCAGTCTTCCTATCAGAGCTGAGATGTGGCAGGTGAGGCTTGACTATAGCTCAACACAGTCATAAGGTGGGGAAGttaaaacatacacataaaaatcCCAAATTAGCACTGAATATCAGGCTTATGGGGCTCTTAAACCAGTGAGTCTGCTCAACTCAGGACAAAGGAGTTCAAGATACCCTACTTCTGCCTGGGAGATATGGTACTTTCTCAGGCAGGACGACAAGGGTATTCACAGGTCTGAGAGTGCAGCATGAACATCTTTGCCAAACTTGGTAGTGGGATAAGATGGCACTATACTCTGGCTCAAGGATAATGCTAGCCAGACAAGCACAAGGTGGGAAGAACAGAAGACAAACTAAGGAAACCTGACTTCTCCACATATTGCTGTCtgatgcaaaagaaaacaaagagttaAGGTGTCCTCAAAGTAACTGCCTATGAATAAGAATTTGAAACTAAACAGGACAAGCTACATT
The sequence above is drawn from the Cynocephalus volans isolate mCynVol1 chromosome 8, mCynVol1.pri, whole genome shotgun sequence genome and encodes:
- the TEX38 gene encoding testis-expressed protein 38, which translates into the protein MDSQQEHLSIPSEWVSLYFGFLGLCSVVTGGCIFFLHWRKNLRREERAQQWVEMMRASTFTYSPLLYWINKRRHYGMNTAINMGPPPAATKTDAEVQNPDPLCELDIPEGGSYAVQDRSPKVEAPVPLQPALQLAQQQPLPSPRPQPQASSPLPIPIFQEVPFALSLCNLPPMLNHSVSYPLATCPERNVHFNSLPTVAHGDHCFNAKPFASEL